AAAATCTCTATGGAGGGGCTGCTACTAGGAGATCCTGGAGAGGTAAATGAGTTAGCAAAATCCCTCGAGCTATTAGTATAACGTAGGAGGAGATCTGAAAGTGCTACTAGTATAACGCATATAGAAAAAACCCCTATGGAGGGGCTACTACTACAGGGACTTTTCATAAAAAAGTTTTGACATCGACTAAGATTTAACGGAAGATAACACTTCTGATTAACTTAGAGGTGTTTATGTCAAAGAAACAAGTGGCCAAGTTCTATTCTGAAGTAGATCAACTCCTAGATCAGCAAGCCTTCATTGAGTCCATAGAAATAGAATTCAAAGATATCCAAGATCCACGTGCTAAAGATAACTTGTCGTATCCGTTGGTTGCCCTACTAGTCATTATCTTAGCAGCGGTCATAGCTGGGGCTAATGCTATCATCCATATTCATGAGTATGCATGTACAAAAATCAGCTTATTCCAACGGCTTCTTGGAATCAAAAAACCTCCCAGCTATACAGTGTTTTGGTGGCTTCTCGTTATGCTAAACCCCCAAAAATTACAAGAGACTTTCATTCGATGGATGAAAGCTCTTCCTGTTGAAGTGAAAAAGCAAATTATCGCAATCGATGGTAAAAGGCTCAATGGGGCATCCAAGCAAACAGTTCATCTTGTCTCGGCTTGGGAAACAGGTCGAAGTTTGTTGCTAGGCCAAGTCAAAACAGAGGAAAAATCAAATGAAATTACTGCCATTCCAGAATTGATAAAAGCCATAGATATCAAAGGATCAATTATCACTATTGACGCTGCAGGCTGTCAGAAAAAAATTGTGGAAGACATTCGCAGGGCAGGAGGCGATTACGTGATAGCTCTAAAAGGCAACCAAGGAACTTTACATGATGAAGCCCAAAACTTCTTCGATCAGGCAAGGGAGGTTGAATATGAAGGGGCAGAGTGTGCTAGGGCCAAGAAAATTGAAAAAGCTCATGGAAGAATCGAGGAGCGAGAAGTTGCTGTAGCCAGTAACCTAGAATGGTTAGACTGTCGAGAAGAGTGGCAAGACTTAAAGACTCTTATCGAAGTAACTTCAAGACGAGAAGTTAGGGGGAAAGTTAGCGTAGAAAAACGTCACTACATCTCAAGCCTTTCTTTAATTCCTCAGGAGGCGATAAAGCTAGTGCGAGGGCACTGGGGAATAGAGAACCATCTTCATTGGATGATGGACGTAGTTTTCAAAGAAGATGCCTGTTGTATAAGCACGGGTAATGCCCCTGAGAATTTTGCGGTTTTTCGGCGAATGGCGCAGTCGATACTTCAGGTAGATGCAAAGGGAACAAAAGGGATAGCAAAGAGACGGCGCCTAGCTGGGTGGAACGATAGCTATCTTATTAAACTACTTGGAATATTAATCAACGACATCTCTGTAAAGTCTTTTTTATGAAAAGTCCCTGGGGAAAGGAGCACTTTGAGCTTAAAAAAGAACTTGGGAGGAGATACGGTCCATTGCGCGCGCTAGATCCTCGGGAATATCGATTCCAAGCGATTCGTGAGCTGTCTCATGGACCTGAATATTCATCCCATTTTCAAGAAAGCGGAGCTGCTCGAGTCCCTCAGCTTTCTCTAGTAGACTGGGGGAGAGGGTGGATATTTGTTTTAAGGCATCAGCAGTGTATGCATAGATTCCCACGTGTTTGTAGTAAGTGACATCTTCGAGACCATCTCTGTCATAAGGAATGGGCGAGCGGGAAAAGTAGAGAGCGCGATCTTGGGGATCAGTCACAACTTTTACCACATTGGGATCCTCAATATCTTCTTCTCTCTCGATTTCTTTTCTTAAAGACCAAATGTCATATGCTTCGTCGGTTGTTTGCAAAAGGTTTTCGATCATTTCCTGATGGATGAAGGGTTCATCGCCCTGCCAGTTGACCCAAATATCCCCTTGCATTTTCCCCTCAGACTGGAGTTCAATGAGACGATCGGTTCCTGAGGGGCAATCGGGGGAGGTCATAAAATGTTTCCCTTCAAAAGAATCAATCAGGCGCTCTGTTTCAGAATCATCAACCGCAAATGCAACATCATCAAATAAATCAACGCTGCTGGCTGCTTCCCATACCCACTGAAGCATCGGCTTTTCGCCTAGCATCGCAAGCACTTTCTTAGGGAATCGACTTGAAGCAAGTCTTGCTGGGATCACGCATACAATTTTCACACCAGTACTCCTGGAAAAGTTTTAATGGTTTCCCGAAGCCCCGCTTGCAGCGGCCAAATGGGACGATAGCCCAGTTGCTCGACTTTAGCACCATCGATTGCATACCTAAAATCATGCCCAAGGCGATCTGGAACATAGGTAATAAGTCTGTCAAGCCCCGTTTCTCCCGTCATCTCTTCAACGACATTTAAAATCAACCTAAGAAGATCTAGATTTTTCATTTCATCCCCTCCCCCAATGTTATAAACCTCGCCCTTTTTCCCCTGACTCAAGATGGCCCAAATAGCACGTGCATGGTCTTCAACATAGAGCCACTCCCTCACATTTTCTCCCGATCCGTAAACAGGAAGAGGTTTTCCCTCTAATGCGTTTTGGATCACAAGAGGGATAAATTTCTCAGGATACTGATGGGGACCATAGTTGTTACTTGCATGTGAAAGGGTCGTTGACAAGCCATACGTCGCCCCATAGGCTCTCACAAAATGATCCGCACTTGCCTTTGAAGCCGAATAAGGAGAGTTAGGCTTGTAAGAAGATTCCTCAGTAAACCGCCCCTCCTTTCCAAGCGCTCCATAGACTTCATCGGTTGAAATATGATGAAAATGAATCTTGGAGTGGGCTTTAACAAACTCCAAAAGAATATGCGTTCCGATGACATTTGTTTCTAAAAATGCTCCAGGATCTGTAATACTTCGATCCACATGAGTCTCAGCAGCAAAATGTACAATCAAATCAATGGGGCGCTCTTTATGAATCTTCTCAAGAATGTCTCGGCCCCGAATATCGCCATGGTAAAAGCTATAACGCGCATCACTTGCGACCGCTGCCAGATTACTTAAGTTCCCCGCATAGGTTAGGAGGTCAAGGTTCGAAAGGTGCCCAGCAAAACCCTCTTGTTTCAAAACATAACGGATAAACGCCGAACCCATAAATCCCGCACCCCCTGTAACAAGAACATGGGCATTATTTAGTTTTAAGTGCATGACGAATCACCTCCTCAAGTCCTTCTTTCCAATGGGGAGGAGAAAAATTCTCGGTCTTCAGAACCGAAGACGCTGGGCGTTTCGCTATTATGCCAAAGTCCTCAGTAGAAATAGGATTGACCTGTTGGCACTTAAGAGAAATATTATTCTCTTCAAGACTCTTTTTAATCGCCTCAGCAAATCCATGCCAAGTCGTCTCTCCTGTATTCGCAAAATGGTAGGTTCCTGAAGCATCTAGAAGGTTGAGGGCTGCTTCTGCTAAATCATCTGCGTAGGTAGGACGCCCCCACTGATCGCTAACCACTTCAATCATTTCCTTTTCTTGCATCAGACGGATCATCGTTTTAACAAAGTGATTCCCTTCTTTTCCAAAAAGCCAAGACGTGCGAATTAAGCAAGCTTCTGGGTGATATTTTTTGAGTAATTTTTCACCAGCCTCCTTACTTTTTCCATAGATGGACAGCGGGGCAGTTGCAGCTTCTTCCCTATAACCTTTCTCCTTTCCATCAAAGACATAGTCAGTAGAAAAGTGGATTAGCTTCTTTCCATAAGAGTTTGCATATTTTGCAAGTGTTTCAATTGCGCGTGCGTTAAGAGCATAGGCTCTTTCTTCTTCCTCTTCGGCTTTATCAACAGCGGTATAGGCAGCGCAATTCATCACATGGGTAAATGATAGGGTTTCAAATTGTGCTTGAATCGCTTCTTCTTGATGAAGATCAACCTCTCTGCGCGAAGTTGCGACAAATTCAATCCCCTTTTCTTCGCACTTTCGTCGCATTGCGCTCGAAAGTATCCCTCGTTTTCCCAGTATCCACAATTTCATGACCACCTCAATTCGTAAAAATAGGGGCTTGTTTGATCCCTTTCAGAAACAATAGGCGCTTGGACAGGCCACTTGATTCCTACTTCAGGGTCGTCAAATCGAAAACCCATTTCTGTTTTGCCATTATAGGAAGAACTTGTCTTATAAAGGACATGTGCATCGGGACTGACGACACAAAAGCCATGGGCAAATCCTACGGGAACGAAGAGTTGCTTATGCGACTGATCATCCAGATACACCCCTTCCCAGTTCCCAAATGTTGGAGAGTCGGGACGGATATCAACAATCACATCATAGATCTTCCCCACCACAACCCGTACAAGCTTTGCCTGGCCTGGAGCAGATTGGAAGTGCATTCCCCGAATCGTCCCTTCTTTAGAATAGGAGTGGTTATCTTGAACAAAGGGACAATCAATCCCCCCTTCTAGGTAGCGCTCCACCTGGTGGCTTTCAAAGAAAAACCCTCTTTCGTCTTTAAAAACGTTGGGGGAAACAACCCGCGCACCCTTTAATTTTAATTCTTGTATTTCCATTGCCCGTGATTATCTCGACTTTGTACATTTTTTGGCTAGTAGATCTCTTATGCTTCCTATGGGTGTTGTTGAATAAATCGGTATAAAAGACTTGCTAAAAACTTCTTAAAAAAGAGAAACCCTTTTATTTTAAGTCACTAAACGCAATCGATTAAAGTATAATCAAGATGTGGTAAAAAGGGGAAGCATAACTTTTTCCATCGATCAAAATGCCTAGATAGTATCGTCATGAGATAGAAGTCCAAAGAGCGATACAACGAATTTGCACTGCAGCTATGAATGAAGCTGTGTTTTTGGCATATCGAGTGGCTATTCCACGCCATCGTTTTAGGTGGAGAAAAGCATTTTCTACAAGGTGTCGAAGCTTATATAGTTCTTTATCAAATTCTCTCCATTTTTTGCGATTTGACCTCAGAGGAATGACTGGATTTATGCCCTGACTCTCGGCTTGCAATATAATTGCGTCACTATCATAAGCTTTATCGGCGAGCAAATGCTCTGCTGAAATACCTTGGATCAAGAAACTTGCTTGAGTGCTGTCATGAGTGGTACCTTGCGTAACAACAATTCGGACTGGCATACCATGCGCATCCACGGCCAAATGTATTTTTGTGTTAAGCCCCCTTTTGTCCGACTCATGTCTTGATTACCGCCTTTAGCTCCCGATGCATGAGGGTGCACCTTAATATGGCTCGCATCTATCATGAGCCATTCATAGTCAGGATCTTCCACTAAACATTCAAGCAACGCTTCCCAAATTCTAGCATCCCGCCAACGACAAAAGCGACGGTGAGTGTTTTTCCAATCTCCATAATCAGGTGGTAAGTCTCTCCAAGGAGAGCCTGTTCGAAGAATCCAGAAAACAGCGTTAATGAACAGACGGTTATCTTTTGCTACGGCGCCCCAACCCCCTTTTCGACCTGGCAGGTGAGGAGCTAACAATTCCCAGACTTTATCTGAAATATCGTGGCGACGATGCGATGCTTTTCCCATAGAAAATTCCTTTGTTGCGTTGGTATAAGACAGCAAAGTATATCAAATTCAAAATTTCTTGACGACACTATCTAATAAAAAAAGATTGTTCTAAATGATTTTTTCGAGTATGATTACTGCGAAATTTTGCATTATGATGACTGGAGATCAAAAATATGTCAATTTCTGCGATTTATGGCGGCATTCACTCTAGTATATTTACATGGTTTGTAGATCGAACAGGGGTGGTTCAAAATATTGCCAAAACGACAACACCTCTCCTTAAAGGGGCCTTTGTATTTGGGGCCGTTCATAGGACTGTTGAATATGCTTCAACAAACTTACAGGGAAAAGTGAAAAGAGATTGGACTCCAAAGGGATATGGTCTCGATAAAGGGGTGGATGCTCTGCAGTTTGCCATTGCTATCGCGTCGCGATATGCTGTGGCAAAGCTATGCAATGAGCATTTTGGCACGAAGATTACAAACGAATTTGTCCATATCTATACCGCTTCAGATGTCATTATGATGACCTCTCCAATGGGAACTATGACCTCTCCAATGGGAACTATCTCACTTGCAATGGCAGGATTTCAGACTGCGATTTGTACTAAAGTTCTTTCGATTTTTATGGCGACTCCGTTATTCAAAGATGCATTCTATTTTGGAGCCATTAATTTAGCATTCACCATTACATACATAAACCTCAGCATGGAAATTTTTGTTCAAATAAAAAATCGTCTAGGAGTTGAAGGCCCAAGACTTTTTTGTATTACGTGTGTTGCACTCTCTGTTATTTATTCTATTGGCAGTTACTACACCCAAAAAATTTCTGATCAGTATCTCAAATTGCAGGTTCCTATAAACTATTCCAGTCTTATGCCTGTCCTTACCATTCCAATAACGGTATTGTCAATTGGTGTGCCTATGCATCTAGGCTTCCTTATAGAGAGAACTGAAGCGATTCATCGCTTTTATTCCCTCCTCTTTTGTCGGAGACATATACATATTATGGATCATTGACTTCGCATCAACCTGAACCGATTTTGGCATCTTATCGAGGATATTGGCAGTTTTGTGTACCCAGCAACGTTGCTGAGCACATCCAGGAAACTCCTCTTCTAAAGCAGCCCAAAATCCGAGAGCCCCATCTCCAACTGATAGCTTTGGGCCCTGTTTCAGTCCTTTGAATTTAAGATCCTGCAGCACTGTTTTCCAAGATAGCTTGCTTTCTCTTTCTCCGTCGTAAATCGCAACCATTTCCTTTGTTCCATTCGCAAGTGCCCCTATGATCACAAGCAAACAAGGGCGATCACTACTAAGCCTCACATTGAAATAAATCCCATCAGCCCAAAAGTAAATATACTCTTTGCTTGATAGATCTCGGTCTTGCCACTCTTCATACTCTTTTTCCCAAATCTTGGTTAGCCTAGCAATGTTTGTTGCTGACAGTCCTTTGGCGTGATCTCCCAATATAGCCACCAAAGCTTCACTCATATTCCCCGTGGAAACACCCTTGAGATAAAGGGAAGGGCATCAATGCTTGGCGCCCGTCTCATATATTTTGGCAAGATCGCAATAAACTCTTCTACTTCACTTTCAATCGCTTGATGAAGCATCTTTCTCGCTCCCTCGCGCACTATCTCTTCTAGACCTTGTTGAAATCCTGGTAATTCATCATACTTTTCCATGAGCGTATCTCCTTATTTATGGAAATTTTTTCAACTTTCCAAGGATACCCTCATTTATTCTCAGACACAACTTATTTAAGACCTTAGCGTACGTTTTCGTACGGTTGGACTTCAGACCCCTTATACTGCTCCAGTTGCGGATTCGATAGAGATCTCTCTTTTTGGATGGGTTTGAATCTTTCTTATTCGTCATTTTGAGCCTATGGTTTTTCGTTTTCATAAACAAAAAATTTTATAGACTCACTGACCTTAAGGCAAGAATCACATTTTCTGCAGCTATTTATGCAACAAAGCCATACTGCGATAAGAAGGTAACGCAGCAGAATTTAAGTTTCGGTAACCGAACTTACTTGAAGATTAATTCGTATCCGACATATTTATTAGAATCAAAACCATCGTGTATATCTTCTGTAGGGATAAACCCAAGCTCCTCTAAAAAACATTGACTTGTTTTATTTAGCACACGAGTAACTGCTACTATTCTTTCTACACCAGGGAGATTTTTAAGCACAATATTAGCCGCCATCCTTCCTATCCCTAACCGCATATAATTTGGAGAAATTGCCATCTGTCGCACATACACTTTAGGGAACTCTTTAAGTTCTAAAATAAGCAGGCCAATCACCTCTTCAGTATTTTTTATGATTAGCCAATGGATACTTTCTCTTTCGTTGTTCCAAAGTTCTTGTTCATCAGCAATGACCCCTTGTAAAAACGTTTCAACACTTTCTAAACCTAATTCACCAGGGATAAAGCTGTCATATGCATACTTAAAGGATTGAATAAAAAGATCATCTATCAGATGAAAGTCCTCTTTGTGATCCCATTGAAAAGAATACGTTCCAACCTGTTCGTCTTCAAAGCTCCAAGCTGATAGCGCTGAGCAGATGAATGATAAGTAAAAAATCCATTTCATATTAATTTTTTTAACCTGTTTAATACTAAATGGTTAAAAACCATTCTCCTTAAATTTGAGGGACCTGTTTGATATCAACTGCCGTCATTTTTTATACTTTTTCATCAATATTTTTGCTAGATCATTCCAAACATCTAAAATTTCACTTTCGTAGAACTTTTCTATGCAATCGATTTTATTAAAGCATTCAACCTTGTTTATAGCGCTCCCCAATTGGGATTGGACTGTTCGATATGACGTTGAAAAAACTGCTGCAATTTGTTTAGCACTGAAACCGTATAAATTAAGAGATAAACACTCGATCTCTCTTTTTGTTAACTTATTTGAGATATTTTTTAATCTTTCAATAATAAGCTGTTCGTTACAGTGTAAAATACACTCCTCTTTGTAGCTTTCTTTTTTAACAAAAATTTCAAGGTTTTTATAGATGCTGTTCATATCTACTGTTGAACAATATGCTGATAATTTTCCTTTATCATTGTAACTTATAAAAACGTCAACAAAATAATTAATTTTTTTAAAATTAATATTCGATTTCTCTAAAAGATCTATATACTGACAGCTAAAAAAACTCGTGAAATCTTCTTTTTTTATGTGTTCAGGTATTCCGCTATATGTGGCTTCAAAATTCCAAACGGAAAAGCACTGCTTTTCTTGCTGCTTTAAATTTAACAAATCGATTTTGATATCTGTGAATAAAGATCTGTATAACTCATGCATTTTTTTTAATTTATCTACTCCAATATAATTACCCGTAATAGGAGCAGAGTAAAAAATTTCAGGAGAAACATGGTCTTTTATTAAAACCTTGTCTAGATTTTTTTCAATCCAAAAAGCTTCTGATAATTCTAGGAGATCTTTTGTAATAACAAATCCTCTATTTGGTGATTTGTGCTGGCCTTATGCGGTTATAGCTTGGTTGGCTTTGGATGAAAGAACTGATAGCAACATCATTTTCCATCAATCTTGTAACCTTTACGAATAAAATAAAATAATTTTTTTTGAAATTTGTGAATTCTACATGGATCAAAAGAGGGCAATGTTTTTGTCAAATAGGCTTAAAAAATTGAGCGCCATGACGTTGCCTCTGTGTTATTAAAACCACTGCCATAAAAAAAACGTTCTTATAAGTATTTTATACGTATTGCTTAGATATCTCACCTTTGATTAATTAGTCTTCGAAAACGATGCAACTTGGTCGAGCATGTAACGCATAGGAGAAAGTTGCACCAGAACCGTATTGTAGAGTGGTTAGTATATATTTCTAAGCACATACTATGGAAGATTTTGAGTTAAGGAACCAAAAAGCCTGGCTTTTCGGATTTTTGCAATTGGCTCATGATATTGTCTATAACTTTATTAGAAAACCAATGTTTCGTGGTATTTCATATGCCTTTCTAGAAGGGCTGAAAATGGTAAAAGAACAAGGAAAAGTTGTACTGCCAAGGGGGTCTAAGTCTAAAGAGGTTTTATCCCGCGTATTTGAGATTGCATTCCCAAAAGAAAGATGCTTGGTAATCCCAGGTAGAAATAATAATGTATTTGCCACAATTGCTGAGACTATTTGGGTGATTGCTGGGCGAAATGATATGGAATACCTCTCCAACTATCTTCCTAGAGCGATGGAATTCTCTGATGATAAGAAGGTTTGGAGAGGTGCATATGGACCTAGACTGAGAGACTGGAATGGAATAGACCAGCTTAGAAAAATAATTGAAGTTCTTCACCAAAAGGATTCAAAACGTGCTGTTATAAGTATTTTTGATCCAGATCGAGATTTTGTGGAGAGCAAAGACATCCCATGTAACAATTGGTTACAGTTTGTTTTAAGAGAGGGTAAACTTAACCTAAATGTTGTGGTTAGAGCAAATGACTTGTTTTGGGGGTTCTCAGGAATAAATTTTTTTGAGTGGAGTACACTCCTGGAAATGATGGCTTTTTGGACGGGAAGTGAAGTTGGTTCTATAACTTGGTTTGCTGGGTCTCTTCATTTCTATGAGAGGCATTTTGATAAAGTAAGTCCCATAATTGAACAATTCCCTCATAAAACTCTTTACGAGCTTGACATAGGTACTTTTAAGTTCTCTACTGAATTTCATGAGCTTGACGCGGTTCTTTCCAAATGTTTTGGTATAGAAAAAGAAATGAAGACAAAAGGGCTGGGGACCCTAAAAGATATTGAAAATATCCAAGATGATTTTTTGAAGAACTCATTAAAGATGATCCTAGTTTACAACATCTTTAAATACCAGGGTTCAGTTGAGGATATTTATACTGCAATAGATGCTATTCCAGAAAGTGACTTTAGAATTGCTGCAATAGAATTTTTTTACAGAAAATTATGGGATGTCAGAAGTTTGTTAACTCAGAAAGAGAAAAAATTTTTTGATATTTATAATTTAGGCAGAAAGAAATTTTTAATAACTACATGTCATCATGTTATTGATAATAAACAAGATGAATTTTGCACCAAAGCCTTAGAAAATCAGTAAATACAAAAGGAAAGCAGTAATGCAATCAGAAGAATTTACAAAGAAAGAAATTGTATATTTTGCTAAAAAAGTTCCATACGATAAGAACTCAGAGGACGTCCTAACTGTTGACCATATATTCGACAAGTATGAAACCGCCCTTAAAAAATACTTAGAAAGAAACATAAATAAAGGATCTTTTTTAAAAGGTGGAGCTTGGTTTTTCCCAAAAATTAAAGATAGCAATAAGAATCAAGAGCCCCTCTCTCCCATAGATATTTGGCTTATCCTAAAAAGGAAAATAGAGATGTGTAATATTCTGGTTGCTGTAGTAACTCCAGATTCTTATGGAACAATAATGGAAGCAGCTTATGCAGGAGGAAGAGGGGATATAGCGGTGTATGTATTTCCAGATAAAAAGATGTCAGAAGAAGAAATAAAGGATCAATGGTTTATATTTAACCTATCTTTAAGCACAAAACACCTTTGGAGGGAAGAGCACTTTAACCTCTACCCCTCTATTTTTCCGCGCTCTATTTCAATGCAGGAGTATGAAGAAATGATAAGAAAAATTATCCCCAATTTTTTAGTGAGGCAAAATTCTCAATTAGAATTAGCGAAAAACGCCTAAGGATAAAACTATTATGAGCTTCATAAATAAATTTTCTATATCAACAAAGAAATATGGATTACTTCTTGTTTTTTTACTTATCTCAACATCAGTAGGAACTTGTAATGAAAAGGGCTTACTGATAGTAGGGGCAGGCCTTCCTGCTTCAGGAAAGTCTTCTGTAATGAAAGAATTAGGTAAGCTCCTAATGACTGAAAACGTCTTTCTAGAACCAGAAGAAAAAACTTGGCCTCAAGAGTTGATCAATCCTCTGACTTTTCAAAGTTTTAACATTATTACTTGGCTAAGAGCCCAAAGGGTTTCCATGTTAGCGATGGGGGGAAAATTAAGAGATCATGGTGAAGTAGTCGTTGTTGACAGCTATTATGATAAGATTCTTTCATTTTATTTAGGAAAAGAAGATCACTTCTGGCTTATGAAGCCTGATAATGTATATTTCAATGCACTAAAAGAGATTGCAGAGCTTGACACAAAGATTTTACCTAATGCAGATTATATAATCTTTTTCAAAGTAGATAAAAATACCTGGGTTCACTTTTTGAAAAAGCGTAATAGGATAAACGATGAAAATTTGGAATTGGTAGAATTTTTTGAAGCACAAGAATCAATATTAGATGCAGTAAAGCTAATTTGTCATAAAACAGGCAGTAAAATGATTCTGATAGAACAAAAAATCGATACGTCGCCAAGAGAAGCAGCTAAAAAAATTAAGGAGCTGATAGAAACAGACACTCTGCATATGCCTTTTTTCTGAATATTACAAACAAATAAAATGAGGTTTTTTTTATGATAAAAATTTTTCGCTTATCATTACTAATGATATGTTTATATAGTTTTCACTCAGTTGATTGTTTAGAGAGAAAATTAGCATTTGTTAGACACGGAACCACAGATTGGAATTGGAGAGATTTTGCAGGAGGGATGAAGGACTTGCCTGTAAATAAGTTAGGGGAAGAGCATGCTAAAGAAGCTTCTGAGAGTCTTTTTAACTCAGGGTTTACACTTCCTAAAGCTATTGTATCAAGTCCATTGCTACGCTGTAAGCAGACAGCGAAAATAATACAGGGATACTATCTTAATAAACTAGGAATTAGAATACCAGTATTAATACAGCCTGAGGTACAGGGACCTATTTATGGAAAATGGACTCAAGAAACTTATCAAAATGTTGGAGAATTAGTAAAAGAAGTTGAAAGTCTTGGGTTAGACGAGTTTGCGTCTAAGAACTTGTTAGTAGAAAAATTAAGAGATGTTCTTCCTGGTGATGAGGAGTCGGAAGAAAAATTTTTACTTAGAATTTGCAAGGCGGTTGACTCAATAATGAACCAATATGATGAAGTCATCGTAGTTAGCCATGGTTCTTCTAGCGAAGCATACTTAAAGTCTTTAAACATGTTTGATAACATCCATCCAGATTACTGGAAGTCAAAAAACAGGTTCCCTCTAATTATTACAGAAGAACTGGAGGTTAAGAGTGT
The window above is part of the Candidatus Neptunochlamydia sp. REUL1 genome. Proteins encoded here:
- a CDS encoding ISAs1 family transposase, with translation MSKKQVAKFYSEVDQLLDQQAFIESIEIEFKDIQDPRAKDNLSYPLVALLVIILAAVIAGANAIIHIHEYACTKISLFQRLLGIKKPPSYTVFWWLLVMLNPQKLQETFIRWMKALPVEVKKQIIAIDGKRLNGASKQTVHLVSAWETGRSLLLGQVKTEEKSNEITAIPELIKAIDIKGSIITIDAAGCQKKIVEDIRRAGGDYVIALKGNQGTLHDEAQNFFDQAREVEYEGAECARAKKIEKAHGRIEEREVAVASNLEWLDCREEWQDLKTLIEVTSRREVRGKVSVEKRHYISSLSLIPQEAIKLVRGHWGIENHLHWMMDVVFKEDACCISTGNAPENFAVFRRMAQSILQVDAKGTKGIAKRRRLAGWNDSYLIKLLGILINDISVKSFL
- the kdsB gene encoding 3-deoxy-manno-octulosonate cytidylyltransferase — its product is MKIVCVIPARLASSRFPKKVLAMLGEKPMLQWVWEAASSVDLFDDVAFAVDDSETERLIDSFEGKHFMTSPDCPSGTDRLIELQSEGKMQGDIWVNWQGDEPFIHQEMIENLLQTTDEAYDIWSLRKEIEREEDIEDPNVVKVVTDPQDRALYFSRSPIPYDRDGLEDVTYYKHVGIYAYTADALKQISTLSPSLLEKAEGLEQLRFLENGMNIQVHETAHESLGIDIPEDLARAMDRISSQVLF
- the rfbB gene encoding dTDP-glucose 4,6-dehydratase; translation: MHLKLNNAHVLVTGGAGFMGSAFIRYVLKQEGFAGHLSNLDLLTYAGNLSNLAAVASDARYSFYHGDIRGRDILEKIHKERPIDLIVHFAAETHVDRSITDPGAFLETNVIGTHILLEFVKAHSKIHFHHISTDEVYGALGKEGRFTEESSYKPNSPYSASKASADHFVRAYGATYGLSTTLSHASNNYGPHQYPEKFIPLVIQNALEGKPLPVYGSGENVREWLYVEDHARAIWAILSQGKKGEVYNIGGGDEMKNLDLLRLILNVVEEMTGETGLDRLITYVPDRLGHDFRYAIDGAKVEQLGYRPIWPLQAGLRETIKTFPGVLV
- the rfbD gene encoding dTDP-4-dehydrorhamnose reductase, which produces MKLWILGKRGILSSAMRRKCEEKGIEFVATSRREVDLHQEEAIQAQFETLSFTHVMNCAAYTAVDKAEEEEERAYALNARAIETLAKYANSYGKKLIHFSTDYVFDGKEKGYREEAATAPLSIYGKSKEAGEKLLKKYHPEACLIRTSWLFGKEGNHFVKTMIRLMQEKEMIEVVSDQWGRPTYADDLAEAALNLLDASGTYHFANTGETTWHGFAEAIKKSLEENNISLKCQQVNPISTEDFGIIAKRPASSVLKTENFSPPHWKEGLEEVIRHALKTK
- the rfbC gene encoding dTDP-4-dehydrorhamnose 3,5-epimerase, which gives rise to MEIQELKLKGARVVSPNVFKDERGFFFESHQVERYLEGGIDCPFVQDNHSYSKEGTIRGMHFQSAPGQAKLVRVVVGKIYDVIVDIRPDSPTFGNWEGVYLDDQSHKQLFVPVGFAHGFCVVSPDAHVLYKTSSSYNGKTEMGFRFDDPEVGIKWPVQAPIVSERDQTSPYFYELRWS
- a CDS encoding IS5 family transposase (programmed frameshift) — translated: MGKASHRRHDISDKVWELLAPHLPGRKGGWGAVAKDNRLFINAVFWILRTGSPWRDLPPDYGDWKNTHRRFCRWRDARIWEALLECLVEDPDYEWLMIDASHIKVHPHASGAKGGNQDMSRTKGGFNTKIHLAVDAHGMPVRIVVTQGTTHDSTQASFLIQGISAEHLLADKAYDSDAIILQAESQGINPVIPLRSNRKKWREFDKELYKLRHLVENAFLHLKRWRGIATRYAKNTASFIAAVQIRCIALWTSIS
- a CDS encoding GNAT family N-acetyltransferase, translated to MKWIFYLSFICSALSAWSFEDEQVGTYSFQWDHKEDFHLIDDLFIQSFKYAYDSFIPGELGLESVETFLQGVIADEQELWNNERESIHWLIIKNTEEVIGLLILELKEFPKVYVRQMAISPNYMRLGIGRMAANIVLKNLPGVERIVAVTRVLNKTSQCFLEELGFIPTEDIHDGFDSNKYVGYELIFK
- a CDS encoding LuxR C-terminal-related transcriptional regulator, giving the protein MHELYRSLFTDIKIDLLNLKQQEKQCFSVWNFEATYSGIPEHIKKEDFTSFFSCQYIDLLEKSNINFKKINYFVDVFISYNDKGKLSAYCSTVDMNSIYKNLEIFVKKESYKEECILHCNEQLIIERLKNISNKLTKREIECLSLNLYGFSAKQIAAVFSTSYRTVQSQLGSAINKVECFNKIDCIEKFYESEILDVWNDLAKILMKKYKK
- a CDS encoding thymidylate synthase; amino-acid sequence: MEDFELRNQKAWLFGFLQLAHDIVYNFIRKPMFRGISYAFLEGLKMVKEQGKVVLPRGSKSKEVLSRVFEIAFPKERCLVIPGRNNNVFATIAETIWVIAGRNDMEYLSNYLPRAMEFSDDKKVWRGAYGPRLRDWNGIDQLRKIIEVLHQKDSKRAVISIFDPDRDFVESKDIPCNNWLQFVLREGKLNLNVVVRANDLFWGFSGINFFEWSTLLEMMAFWTGSEVGSITWFAGSLHFYERHFDKVSPIIEQFPHKTLYELDIGTFKFSTEFHELDAVLSKCFGIEKEMKTKGLGTLKDIENIQDDFLKNSLKMILVYNIFKYQGSVEDIYTAIDAIPESDFRIAAIEFFYRKLWDVRSLLTQKEKKFFDIYNLGRKKFLITTCHHVIDNKQDEFCTKALENQ
- a CDS encoding histidine phosphatase family protein, producing MIKIFRLSLLMICLYSFHSVDCLERKLAFVRHGTTDWNWRDFAGGMKDLPVNKLGEEHAKEASESLFNSGFTLPKAIVSSPLLRCKQTAKIIQGYYLNKLGIRIPVLIQPEVQGPIYGKWTQETYQNVGELVKEVESLGLDEFASKNLLVEKLRDVLPGDEESEEKFLLRICKAVDSIMNQYDEVIVVSHGSSSEAYLKSLNMFDNIHPDYWKSKNRFPLIITEELEVKSVFAIFREAP